The following proteins are encoded in a genomic region of Nocardioides sp. cx-173:
- the coaA gene encoding type I pantothenate kinase — protein sequence MSTGGGNRNGAHDESPREPSPYIELDRAAWAALGAETENPLSEDEIRNLRGLGDALDLDEVQAVYLPLSKLLSLYVESAGKLHREQEAFLHQRTPPRTPFVIGLAGSVAVGKSTTARVLQQMLAHWPEHPNVALITTDGFLYPNAELERRGILHRKGFPESYDRRALLRFVVDIKSGRDEVEAPTYSHLVYDVVPGEKVVVKRPDIVIIEGLNVLQPARVRDDGTAGLTLSDFFDFSVYVDAGRDKIREWYVSRFLRLRETAFRDPHSYFAKYAALSQEEAVAEAERIWDGINGPNLVENILPTRSRATLVLRKDRDHSVRYVRLRKL from the coding sequence ATGTCGACAGGCGGGGGCAACCGCAACGGTGCCCACGACGAGTCCCCTCGGGAGCCGTCGCCCTACATCGAGCTCGACCGTGCGGCGTGGGCGGCCCTGGGCGCCGAGACGGAGAACCCGCTCAGCGAGGACGAGATCCGCAACCTGCGGGGCCTCGGCGACGCCCTCGACCTCGACGAGGTCCAGGCGGTCTATCTGCCCCTGAGCAAGCTCCTCAGCCTGTACGTCGAGTCGGCCGGCAAGCTGCACCGCGAGCAGGAGGCGTTCCTGCACCAGCGCACGCCGCCCCGCACCCCGTTCGTGATCGGCCTCGCCGGGTCGGTGGCCGTCGGCAAGTCGACGACGGCGCGCGTGCTCCAGCAGATGCTGGCCCACTGGCCCGAGCACCCCAACGTCGCGCTGATCACCACCGATGGGTTCCTCTACCCCAACGCCGAGCTCGAGCGGCGCGGGATCCTGCACCGCAAGGGCTTCCCGGAGTCCTACGACCGCCGCGCCCTGCTGCGGTTCGTGGTGGACATCAAGTCGGGCAGGGACGAGGTCGAGGCGCCGACGTACTCGCACCTGGTCTACGACGTGGTGCCCGGCGAGAAGGTCGTCGTCAAGCGCCCCGACATCGTGATCATCGAGGGGCTCAACGTCCTCCAGCCGGCCCGCGTCCGCGACGACGGCACCGCCGGGCTGACCCTGAGCGACTTCTTCGACTTCTCCGTCTACGTCGACGCCGGGCGCGACAAGATCCGCGAGTGGTACGTCTCGCGGTTCCTGCGGCTGCGCGAGACGGCGTTCCGCGACCCGCACTCCTACTTCGCGAAGTACGCCGCGCTGTCCCAGGAGGAGGCCGTCGCGGAGGCCGAGCGCATCTGGGACGGCATCAACGGCCCCAACCTCGTGGAGAACATCCTCCCGACCCGCTCGCGCGCCACCCTGGTCCTGCGCAAGGACCGGGACCACTCGGTCCGCTACGTCCGGCTCCGGAAGCTGTGA
- a CDS encoding holo-ACP synthase — protein MAVIGVGIDVVDIERFGASLARTPGLASRLFTPAEAARPLASLAARFAAKEAMAKALGAPVGMAWHDAEVVSEESGRPVLEVRGSVAARAADLGVAHVHLSLSHDAGIASAVVVLES, from the coding sequence ATGGCGGTGATCGGCGTCGGCATCGACGTGGTGGACATCGAGCGCTTCGGCGCCTCGCTGGCGCGCACGCCGGGCCTCGCCTCGCGGCTGTTCACGCCCGCCGAGGCCGCCCGACCCCTGGCCTCGCTCGCCGCGCGGTTCGCCGCGAAGGAGGCGATGGCGAAGGCGCTCGGGGCGCCGGTCGGCATGGCCTGGCACGACGCCGAGGTGGTCTCGGAGGAGTCCGGCCGACCGGTGCTCGAGGTGCGCGGCTCCGTCGCCGCCCGCGCCGCGGACCTGGGCGTCGCCCACGTCCACCTGTCCCTCTCCCACGACGCCGGCATCGCGTCGGCCGTGGTCGTGCTCGAGTCCTGA
- a CDS encoding nitroreductase family deazaflavin-dependent oxidoreductase produces the protein MSDFNQQVIAEFRANHGRVGGRFEGAPLLLLHSTGAKSGQERVNPMMYLRDGERYVVFASRAGADTHPDWYRNLKAHPEVRIEVGDEELAVRAVEVTGEERDRLYAQQTALYPRFGDYQDQTSRVIPVVALLPTD, from the coding sequence ATGAGCGACTTCAACCAGCAGGTCATCGCCGAGTTCCGGGCCAACCACGGCCGCGTCGGCGGCCGCTTCGAGGGCGCCCCGCTGCTGCTCCTGCACAGCACCGGCGCCAAGAGTGGCCAGGAGCGGGTCAACCCGATGATGTACCTGCGTGACGGCGAGCGCTACGTCGTCTTCGCCTCGCGGGCCGGCGCGGACACCCACCCCGACTGGTACCGCAACCTCAAGGCCCACCCGGAGGTCCGCATCGAGGTCGGCGACGAGGAGCTCGCCGTCCGCGCGGTCGAGGTGACGGGGGAGGAGCGAGACCGGCTGTACGCCCAGCAGACCGCCCTGTACCCGCGGTTCGGCGACTACCAGGACCAGACCTCGCGCGTCATCCCGGTCGTCGCGCTGCTGCCGACGGACTGA
- the glmS gene encoding glutamine--fructose-6-phosphate transaminase (isomerizing), with protein MCGIVGYVGSRQAQQVVVEGLRRLEYRGYDSAGIALVASGELATEKRAGKLANLEKAIADAPLPESTTGIGHTRWATHGAPTDVNAHPHSGGARRVALVHNGIIENFASLRSEMEAAGHGLLSETDTEVAAQLLESQVLSGQDLTTAMQHVCRRLEGAFTLVAVDSEDPDRVVAARRNSPLVVGIGEGENFLGSDVAAFIEHTREALELGQDSVVTLTREGVEVTDFDGAPTEGRRYHVTWDLSAAEKDGHDWFMRKEIFEQPRAVADSLLGRHNEEGLLQLDEMRLSDDEIRDVAKIIIIACGTSFYAGMVAKYAIEHWTRIPVEVELASEFRYRDPILDYSTLVVAISQSGETADTLQAIRHARTQRAKVLAICNTNGSTIPRESDAVIYTHAGPEIGVASTKGFLTQLVACYLLALYIAQVKGTRYGDEVTEIMHQLEAMPGHIESVLASAESVYELARSHLDTRSVLFLGRHAGYPVALEGALKLKELAYIHAEGFAAGELKHGPIALIEQGLPVLCVVPPQGRDQLHDKMISGIQEVRARGARTICLAEDGDTSIEPYADVLIRLPKVPVLLQPLVAVVPLQLFACELATAMGHDVDQPRNLAKSVTVE; from the coding sequence ATGTGCGGCATCGTCGGATACGTCGGCTCCAGGCAGGCCCAGCAGGTGGTCGTGGAGGGTCTGCGGCGACTGGAGTACCGCGGTTACGACTCGGCGGGGATCGCCCTCGTGGCGAGCGGGGAGCTGGCCACGGAGAAGCGGGCCGGCAAGCTGGCCAACCTCGAGAAGGCCATCGCCGACGCGCCGCTCCCGGAGTCCACGACCGGCATCGGCCACACCCGGTGGGCGACCCACGGCGCCCCCACCGACGTCAACGCGCACCCGCATTCCGGCGGCGCGCGGCGCGTGGCGCTCGTCCACAACGGGATCATCGAGAACTTCGCGAGCCTGCGCAGCGAGATGGAGGCGGCCGGACACGGCCTGCTCTCCGAGACCGACACCGAGGTGGCGGCGCAGCTGCTGGAGTCGCAGGTGCTCTCCGGGCAGGACCTGACGACGGCGATGCAGCATGTCTGCCGCCGACTCGAGGGCGCCTTCACGCTCGTCGCGGTCGACAGCGAGGATCCCGACCGGGTGGTTGCCGCCCGCCGCAACTCCCCGCTGGTCGTCGGCATCGGCGAGGGGGAGAACTTCCTCGGCAGCGACGTCGCGGCGTTCATCGAGCACACCCGCGAGGCCCTCGAGCTCGGGCAGGACAGCGTCGTCACCCTCACCCGGGAGGGGGTCGAGGTCACCGACTTCGACGGCGCCCCGACGGAGGGTCGCCGCTACCACGTCACGTGGGACCTGTCGGCCGCCGAGAAGGACGGCCACGACTGGTTCATGCGCAAGGAGATCTTCGAGCAGCCGCGGGCGGTCGCCGACAGCCTGCTGGGCCGGCACAACGAGGAGGGACTGCTGCAGCTCGACGAGATGCGTCTCTCCGACGACGAGATCCGCGACGTCGCCAAGATCATCATCATCGCGTGCGGCACGTCGTTCTACGCCGGCATGGTGGCCAAGTACGCCATCGAGCACTGGACCCGGATCCCGGTCGAGGTGGAGCTCGCCTCGGAGTTCCGCTACCGCGACCCGATCCTCGACTACTCGACCCTGGTCGTGGCGATCAGCCAGTCGGGGGAGACCGCCGACACCCTGCAGGCGATCCGGCACGCCCGCACCCAGCGCGCCAAGGTGCTGGCGATCTGCAACACCAACGGGTCCACGATCCCGCGCGAGTCCGACGCGGTCATCTACACCCATGCCGGCCCGGAGATCGGCGTCGCCTCGACGAAGGGGTTCCTGACCCAGCTCGTCGCCTGCTACCTGCTCGCGCTGTACATCGCGCAGGTCAAGGGCACGCGCTACGGCGACGAGGTCACCGAGATCATGCACCAGCTCGAGGCCATGCCCGGCCACATCGAGTCCGTCCTGGCGTCCGCCGAGAGCGTCTACGAGCTGGCCCGCAGCCACCTCGACACCCGCTCGGTGCTGTTCCTGGGACGTCACGCCGGCTACCCGGTCGCGCTCGAGGGGGCGCTGAAGCTCAAGGAGCTGGCCTACATCCACGCGGAGGGCTTCGCCGCCGGCGAGCTCAAGCACGGCCCGATCGCCCTCATCGAGCAGGGCCTGCCGGTGCTGTGCGTCGTCCCTCCCCAGGGCCGCGACCAGCTGCACGACAAGATGATCAGCGGGATCCAGGAGGTGCGAGCGCGGGGCGCGCGCACGATCTGCCTGGCCGAGGACGGCGACACCTCGATCGAGCCGTACGCCGACGTCCTCATCCGGCTGCCGAAGGTGCCGGTGCTCCTGCAGCCGCTCGTCGCGGTGGTGCCGCTGCAGCTGTTCGCCTGCGAGCTGGCCACCGCGATGGGCCACGACGTCGACCAGCCGCGCAACCTGGCCAAGTCCGTCACCGTCGAGTGA
- a CDS encoding YihY/virulence factor BrkB family protein, translated as MTTARTVPVTTEMDGDELDAEDAWHLARRHGLLHIAVSSFVRFRYGDGFTNSRALALQTCLAVVPFLLAVTGLAADLDEDRAAQVLARTINAVSPGSSGDDALVGAIASGSEGTGEVALVIGLLLALVSMTTAMAQVERGSNRIYGIRRDRPALAKYGRAAVLTAVLAVPVGLGFLLLVAGGAFGDAMVAEYGWSEGLRTAWEAGRWPVGLLMLVLTIAVLLDHAPRRRQPALTWLALGAVVAVGLSMLAAAGLALYVNLSGSFSSTYGPLAGIVALLLWSLLSSISLFYGVAVCAQLEALRAHQEQPAYDDPGRPKEQQV; from the coding sequence ATGACCACGGCGCGCACGGTCCCCGTCACCACCGAGATGGACGGTGACGAGCTCGATGCCGAGGACGCCTGGCACCTCGCGCGCCGCCACGGGCTGCTGCACATCGCGGTGAGCAGCTTCGTGCGGTTCCGCTACGGCGACGGGTTCACCAACAGCCGGGCCCTGGCGCTGCAGACCTGCCTGGCGGTCGTGCCGTTCCTGCTCGCCGTCACCGGTCTGGCCGCCGACCTCGACGAGGACCGGGCCGCGCAGGTGCTGGCCCGCACGATCAACGCCGTGTCGCCCGGCTCCAGCGGCGACGACGCCCTCGTCGGCGCCATCGCCTCCGGCTCCGAGGGCACCGGGGAGGTCGCGCTCGTCATCGGGCTGCTGCTCGCGCTGGTGTCGATGACCACCGCCATGGCCCAGGTGGAGCGGGGCAGCAACCGCATCTACGGCATCCGCCGGGACCGGCCGGCGCTCGCGAAGTACGGGCGGGCCGCGGTCCTGACCGCCGTCCTGGCCGTGCCGGTGGGGCTCGGCTTCCTACTGCTCGTCGCCGGCGGCGCGTTCGGGGACGCGATGGTCGCGGAGTACGGCTGGTCCGAGGGGCTGCGGACCGCCTGGGAGGCCGGGCGCTGGCCGGTCGGACTCCTGATGCTCGTGCTGACCATCGCGGTCCTGCTCGACCATGCGCCGCGCCGCCGCCAGCCGGCCCTCACCTGGCTGGCGCTCGGCGCCGTCGTCGCCGTCGGGCTCAGCATGCTGGCGGCCGCCGGCCTGGCGCTCTACGTCAACCTGAGCGGCTCCTTCTCCAGCACCTACGGCCCCCTCGCGGGGATCGTCGCCCTGCTGCTGTGGAGCCTGCTGTCGTCGATCTCGCTCTTCTACGGCGTCGCGGTCTGCGCCCAGCTCGAGGCGCTGCGGGCCCACCAGGAGCAGCCCGCCTACGACGACCCGGGCCGGCCGAAGGAGCAGCAGGTCTAG
- the glmM gene encoding phosphoglucosamine mutase, with translation MPRIFGTDGVRGLANGQLTAELALDLSVAAARVLVDRGEYAGPRPIAVVGRDTRISGQFLEHAVVAGLASAGVDVVRLRVLPTPGVAYLTHALGADLGVVISASHNPMPDNGIKFLSRGGLKLDDAVERDIEAHLEMAWERPLGADVGRVSPYATPVEEYVDHLLATRQRPLDGLKIVLDCAHGAAFEAGPRALRLAGAEVVAIGTEPDGLNINDGCGSTHLEPLRAAVLEHGADAGFALDGDADRCLAVDHEGNVVDGDQILAILAISMAEAGRLVKDTVVATVMSNLGFVQAMKAAGLGVRQTKVGDRYVLEAMRVAGYTLGGEQSGHVIMSEHATTGDGILTALHVLDRMVETGQTLASLASVVTRLPQVLVNVPGVDKARADEDPVLAAALAEEEYALGDTGRILLRPSGTEALVRVMVEAPTQELAQDVADRLAAVVRAQLAL, from the coding sequence TTGCCGCGCATCTTCGGCACGGACGGGGTCCGGGGTCTCGCCAACGGTCAGCTGACCGCGGAGCTGGCCCTGGACCTGTCCGTCGCCGCCGCCCGGGTGCTCGTCGATCGCGGCGAGTACGCCGGGCCGCGGCCGATCGCGGTGGTGGGCCGCGACACCCGGATCTCCGGGCAGTTCCTCGAGCACGCCGTGGTGGCGGGTCTCGCCTCCGCCGGTGTCGACGTCGTCCGCCTGCGGGTCCTGCCGACCCCCGGCGTGGCGTACCTGACCCACGCCCTGGGCGCCGATCTCGGCGTGGTGATCAGTGCCTCGCACAACCCGATGCCCGACAACGGCATCAAGTTCCTCTCCCGCGGCGGCTTGAAGCTCGACGACGCGGTCGAGCGCGACATCGAGGCTCACCTCGAGATGGCCTGGGAGCGCCCCCTCGGCGCCGACGTCGGCCGCGTCTCGCCGTACGCGACCCCGGTCGAGGAGTACGTCGACCACCTCCTGGCCACCCGTCAGCGTCCCCTCGACGGGCTCAAGATCGTGCTGGACTGCGCCCACGGTGCCGCCTTCGAGGCCGGTCCCCGCGCTCTTCGCCTGGCCGGCGCCGAGGTGGTCGCGATCGGGACCGAGCCCGACGGGCTCAACATCAACGACGGATGCGGCTCCACCCACCTGGAGCCGCTGCGCGCCGCGGTCCTCGAGCACGGCGCCGACGCCGGCTTCGCGCTCGACGGCGACGCCGATCGCTGCCTGGCCGTCGACCACGAGGGCAACGTCGTCGACGGTGACCAGATCCTGGCGATCTTGGCGATCTCGATGGCGGAGGCCGGCCGACTGGTCAAGGACACCGTCGTCGCCACCGTGATGAGCAACCTCGGCTTCGTCCAGGCGATGAAGGCCGCCGGGCTCGGCGTGCGCCAGACCAAGGTCGGCGACCGCTACGTGCTGGAGGCCATGCGGGTCGCGGGCTACACGCTGGGGGGCGAGCAGTCCGGACACGTCATCATGAGCGAGCACGCCACCACCGGCGACGGCATCCTCACCGCACTGCACGTCCTGGACCGCATGGTCGAGACGGGTCAGACCCTGGCCTCCCTGGCCTCGGTCGTCACCCGGCTCCCGCAGGTGCTGGTCAACGTCCCGGGCGTCGACAAGGCCCGTGCCGACGAGGACCCCGTCCTGGCCGCGGCCCTCGCCGAGGAGGAGTACGCGCTCGGCGACACCGGCCGCATCCTGCTGCGCCCCTCCGGCACCGAGGCCCTCGTCCGGGTCATGGTCGAGGCCCCCACCCAGGAGCTCGCCCAGGACGTCGCCGACCGCCTCGCCGCGGTCGTGCGGGCGCAGCTCGCGCTCTGA
- the rplM gene encoding 50S ribosomal protein L13: protein MRTYSPKPGDIQRDWHVIDAENVVLGRLAVEVATLLRGKHKPIYAPHMDTGDFVIVVNAEKVALSGNKRTTKMTYRHSGYPGGLTSTPIGEVLDKDARKAVEKAVWGMLPKNKLGRALMKKLKVYSGPNHPHSAQQAAPFEITQISQ from the coding sequence TTGCGCACCTACAGCCCCAAGCCTGGAGACATCCAGCGCGACTGGCACGTCATCGACGCCGAGAACGTCGTCCTCGGGCGTCTCGCCGTCGAGGTGGCCACGCTCCTTCGTGGCAAGCACAAGCCGATCTACGCGCCGCACATGGACACCGGTGACTTCGTCATCGTCGTCAACGCCGAGAAGGTCGCCCTCTCCGGCAACAAGCGCACGACCAAGATGACCTACCGCCACTCCGGCTACCCGGGCGGTCTGACCTCCACGCCCATCGGCGAGGTGCTCGACAAGGACGCCCGCAAGGCCGTCGAGAAGGCCGTCTGGGGGATGCTCCCGAAGAACAAGCTCGGCCGCGCCCTGATGAAGAAGCTCAAGGTCTACTCGGGCCCGAACCACCCCCACTCGGCCCAGCAGGCCGCCCCCTTCGAGATCACGCAGATCTCCCAGTAA
- a CDS encoding NAD(P)H-hydrate dehydratase: MRYAHTVEQVRAAEDALLARLPEGALMHRAAHGLAYAVLDLLGSAYGRRVLLLVGGGNNGGDALYAGAVLARRGAAVEAWLLGETAHEGGLADLRAAGGRVGWQGRRPDLVVDGITGIGGRPGLRQDAVAALERLAGVPVVAVDTPSGVDVDTGELDGPHVRADVTITFGTHKVAHLVDPAAAACGVVQLVDLGLELPPAEVEALQPDDVAALLPRPSPDAHKYTRGVVGVRAGSEEYPGAGLLSVSGAASGLAGMVRYVGDAGVARRVRDTHPEVVGAGRVQAWVVGSGSGQHAAAELAAALRDDVPTVVDADALAHVVAPLERPAVLTPHAGELAAMLDRERAGIEARPLAHAREAAAAYGCVVLLKGRHTLVAAPDGRTRVTTTGTPWLATAGAGDVLGGLVGALLAAGLDPFDAASVGSWLHGAAATLAGSGGPLVAGQIAGAVPAVVRGLPPVG; the protein is encoded by the coding sequence ATGAGGTACGCCCACACCGTCGAGCAGGTCCGGGCCGCGGAGGACGCGCTGCTGGCGCGACTGCCCGAGGGAGCGCTGATGCACCGGGCGGCGCACGGGCTCGCCTACGCCGTGCTGGACCTGCTCGGGTCGGCGTACGGGCGCCGGGTGCTGCTGCTGGTCGGTGGGGGCAACAACGGCGGCGATGCGCTGTACGCCGGCGCGGTGCTCGCCAGGCGCGGCGCGGCCGTCGAGGCGTGGTTGCTCGGCGAGACGGCGCACGAGGGCGGACTGGCGGACCTGCGCGCGGCGGGAGGGCGGGTCGGGTGGCAGGGCCGACGCCCGGACCTCGTCGTCGACGGGATCACCGGGATCGGTGGGCGGCCCGGGCTGCGGCAGGACGCGGTGGCCGCGCTGGAGCGGCTCGCCGGTGTCCCGGTGGTCGCGGTGGACACGCCGTCCGGGGTCGACGTCGACACCGGCGAGCTCGACGGGCCCCACGTGCGGGCCGACGTCACGATCACCTTCGGCACGCACAAGGTGGCCCATCTCGTCGACCCGGCCGCGGCCGCCTGCGGCGTGGTCCAGCTGGTCGACCTCGGGCTCGAGCTGCCCCCGGCCGAGGTCGAGGCGCTCCAGCCGGACGACGTCGCGGCCCTGCTGCCGCGGCCTAGCCCGGATGCCCACAAGTACACCCGCGGCGTGGTCGGCGTCCGTGCCGGCTCCGAGGAGTACCCGGGCGCCGGACTGCTCAGCGTCTCCGGGGCCGCCAGCGGCCTGGCCGGCATGGTCCGCTACGTCGGCGACGCCGGTGTCGCGCGGCGGGTGCGCGACACCCACCCCGAGGTCGTCGGCGCGGGACGGGTCCAGGCGTGGGTGGTCGGGTCGGGCAGCGGCCAGCACGCCGCGGCCGAGCTCGCCGCAGCGCTGCGCGACGACGTCCCCACGGTCGTCGACGCGGACGCGCTCGCCCACGTCGTCGCCCCGCTCGAGCGCCCCGCGGTGCTGACCCCGCACGCGGGGGAGCTCGCCGCGATGCTCGACCGGGAGCGCGCCGGCATCGAGGCCCGGCCGCTGGCCCACGCGCGCGAGGCCGCGGCCGCCTACGGCTGCGTGGTGCTGCTCAAGGGGCGGCACACGCTCGTCGCCGCGCCCGATGGTCGGACCCGGGTCACGACGACCGGGACGCCGTGGCTCGCGACGGCGGGCGCCGGAGACGTCCTCGGCGGCCTCGTGGGCGCCCTGCTGGCGGCCGGTCTCGACCCGTTCGACGCCGCCTCGGTCGGCTCCTGGCTGCACGGTGCGGCCGCCACCCTGGCCGGCTCCGGCGGCCCCCTGGTCGCCGGCCAGATCGCCGGCGCCGTGCCCGCTGTGGTGCGGGGCCTCCCGCCCGTGGGCTGA
- a CDS encoding citrate synthase, protein MTDSLTVRDNRTGQEYDVPILDGTIKAADVGKIKTGEDEPGLAVYDPGFVNTASCRSAVTFIDGDKGILEYRGYPIEQLAEKSNFLEVAYLLVHGALPTKAEYDAWVHEITYHTFVHENVKTFMQGFRYDAHPMGMLMASVGALSTFYPDARNITDADNRHMQIVRMIAKMPTLGAWSYRHAQGKPYVYPDNELSYTANFLSMLFKMSESKFEADERLVKALDVLFILHADHEQNASTNAVRSVGSTQVDPYSAVSAGVGALFGPLHGGANEAVLRMLRRIGSKENIPDFIKGVKDGNERLMGFGHRVYKNYDPRAKIIKKSAEDVFEVTGTNPLLDIALELEKIALEDEYFVKRKLYPNVDFYSGLIYEAFQFPPEMFTVLFAIGRTPGWLAQWLELVQDKEQKIARPKQIYTGDRTLDFTPASERWA, encoded by the coding sequence GTGACTGACTCTCTCACCGTCCGCGACAACCGCACCGGACAGGAGTACGACGTACCCATCCTCGACGGCACCATCAAGGCCGCCGACGTGGGGAAGATCAAGACCGGAGAGGACGAGCCCGGGCTGGCCGTCTACGACCCCGGCTTCGTCAACACCGCCTCCTGCCGCAGCGCCGTGACCTTCATCGATGGCGACAAGGGCATCCTGGAGTACCGCGGCTACCCCATCGAGCAGCTCGCCGAGAAGTCCAACTTCCTCGAAGTGGCCTACCTGCTCGTGCACGGCGCCCTGCCCACCAAGGCCGAGTACGACGCCTGGGTCCACGAGATCACCTACCACACCTTCGTCCACGAGAACGTCAAGACCTTCATGCAGGGCTTCCGCTACGACGCCCACCCCATGGGCATGCTCATGGCCTCGGTCGGCGCCCTCTCGACGTTCTACCCCGACGCACGCAACATCACCGACGCCGACAACCGGCACATGCAGATCGTGCGCATGATCGCCAAGATGCCCACCCTCGGCGCCTGGTCCTACCGCCACGCCCAGGGCAAGCCCTACGTCTACCCCGACAACGAGCTCTCCTACACCGCCAACTTCCTCTCCATGCTCTTCAAGATGAGCGAGTCGAAGTTCGAGGCCGACGAACGACTCGTCAAGGCCCTCGACGTGCTCTTCATCCTGCACGCCGACCACGAGCAGAACGCCTCCACCAACGCGGTCCGCTCGGTCGGCTCCACCCAGGTCGACCCCTACTCCGCCGTCTCCGCCGGCGTCGGCGCCCTCTTCGGCCCCCTGCACGGCGGCGCCAACGAAGCCGTCCTACGGATGCTGCGCCGCATCGGGTCGAAGGAGAACATCCCCGACTTCATCAAGGGCGTCAAAGACGGCAACGAACGCCTCATGGGCTTCGGCCACCGCGTCTACAAGAACTACGACCCCCGCGCCAAGATCATCAAGAAGTCCGCCGAGGACGTCTTCGAGGTCACCGGCACCAACCCCCTGCTCGACATCGCCCTGGAGCTGGAGAAGATCGCCCTCGAGGACGAGTACTTCGTCAAGCGCAAGCTCTACCCCAACGTCGACTTCTACTCCGGCCTCATCTACGAAGCCTTCCAGTTCCCACCCGAGATGTTCACCGTCCTGTTCGCCATCGGCCGCACCCCCGGCTGGCTGGCCCAATGGCTCGAGCTCGTCCAGGACAAAGAGCAGAAGATCGCCCGCCCCAAGCAGATCTACACCGGCGACCGCACCCTCGACTTCACCCCAGCCTCCGAGCGCTGGGCGTAG
- a CDS encoding ceramidase, with product MRQPVNTLSNLGFVGVGLLVAARAGREGGLGTGTLALRPGLATAYACVVVLLGPASMAMHATESSLGGHLDLASMYLIAGFAVAYAAMRRWHRGPAFLAATYAAVVLACELVGLLGEVPWLGHMGNVAFGTCLAAALWLESRVARAGAVALDVRWAWAAAGSILVALAIWTTAKDGSPLCLPGSLYQGHGVWHLLCAVSAWCLFRLYVSERPVGRTSLSPSAAARRPG from the coding sequence GTGCGCCAGCCGGTCAACACCCTGAGCAACCTGGGCTTCGTCGGCGTCGGGCTGCTCGTCGCCGCGAGGGCCGGGCGCGAGGGCGGGCTCGGCACCGGCACGCTCGCGCTGCGCCCGGGGCTCGCGACGGCGTACGCGTGCGTGGTCGTGCTGCTCGGGCCGGCCAGCATGGCGATGCACGCCACCGAGTCGTCGCTCGGCGGACATCTCGACCTGGCCAGCATGTACCTGATCGCGGGCTTCGCCGTCGCCTACGCCGCCATGCGGCGCTGGCATCGCGGCCCCGCCTTCCTGGCGGCGACGTACGCCGCGGTCGTGCTGGCCTGCGAGCTCGTCGGCCTGCTCGGCGAGGTGCCGTGGCTGGGCCACATGGGCAACGTGGCGTTCGGGACGTGTCTGGCGGCGGCGCTGTGGCTGGAGTCGCGCGTCGCCCGGGCCGGCGCGGTCGCCCTGGACGTCCGCTGGGCGTGGGCGGCCGCCGGCAGCATCCTGGTGGCCCTGGCGATCTGGACCACGGCCAAGGACGGCTCGCCGCTGTGCTTGCCCGGGTCGCTCTACCAGGGCCACGGCGTGTGGCACCTGCTGTGCGCGGTCTCCGCCTGGTGCCTGTTCCGGCTCTACGTCAGCGAGCGGCCGGTCGGCCGGACCAGCCTCAGTCCGTCGGCAGCAGCGCGACGACCGGGATGA
- the rpsI gene encoding 30S ribosomal protein S9, translated as MADTSTEVEETYETDEQGVAYSSESAAHADTPARPATIAPAAATGRRKEAVARVRIVPGTGVWTVNGRTLDSYFPNKLHQQVVNEPFAELQLEGRFDVIARIHGGGITGQAGALRLGVARCLNAIDVESNRPALKKAGLLTRDARVIERKKAGLKKARKAPQFSKR; from the coding sequence GTGGCTGACACCAGCACCGAGGTCGAGGAGACCTACGAGACCGACGAGCAGGGCGTTGCCTACAGCTCCGAGAGCGCCGCTCACGCGGACACCCCCGCCCGCCCGGCGACGATCGCCCCGGCGGCCGCCACCGGCCGCCGCAAGGAGGCCGTCGCCCGCGTGCGCATCGTGCCCGGCACCGGCGTGTGGACCGTCAACGGTCGCACGCTCGACTCCTACTTCCCGAACAAGCTGCACCAGCAGGTCGTCAACGAGCCGTTCGCCGAGCTGCAGCTCGAGGGCCGCTTCGACGTCATCGCGCGCATCCACGGCGGCGGCATCACCGGTCAGGCCGGCGCCCTGCGCCTCGGCGTGGCCCGCTGCCTGAACGCCATCGACGTCGAGTCCAACCGTCCGGCGCTCAAGAAGGCCGGACTGCTGACCCGCGACGCTCGCGTCATCGAGCGCAAGAAGGCCGGTCTCAAGAAGGCCCGCAAGGCGCCTCAGTTCAGCAAGCGCTGA